A window from Thermodesulforhabdaceae bacterium encodes these proteins:
- a CDS encoding methylmalonyl-CoA mutase family protein: MISKEKLESIANSKKQWEEKVLNPTLAKAPERKKAFTTISGTTVEKLYTPLDIANLDYDRDLGYPGSYPFTRGVQPTMYRGRLWTMRQYAGFGSAVETNKRFKYLLEQGQTGLSVAFDLPTQSGYDSDHPLAVGEVGKVGVAIDSIEDMKVLFDGIPLDKVTTSMTINAPATVLLAMYLAIAEEQGVTFDKVGGTVQNDILKEYTVRGQYIFPPGPSMRLTVDLIEYCFKHVPKWNSISISGYHIREAGSTAVQEVAFTLADGIAYVQACLDRGLAVDKFAPRLSFFFNAFTNVFEEVAKFRAARRCWAKIMKERFGAKDPRSMMLRYHVQTGGVTLTAQQPLNNIVRVALQAFAAGAGGCQSLHTNSYDEALCLPTEQAVTVALRTQQIIAEESGAADTIDPFAGSYYIEALTNKIEEEVEKYLKKIDEMGGTLAAIEQGFIQKEIQESAYRFQKEIESGERVYVGVNKYVMDEPPPTNLLKVDMEVGRREAEKVKALRASRDQKKWKDALEKLREVSLSSENVMPAVIEAVKAKATVGEICDVWREVFGEYRPEAFI, encoded by the coding sequence ATGATTTCCAAGGAAAAACTTGAAAGCATTGCCAACAGCAAGAAGCAGTGGGAGGAAAAGGTTCTTAATCCAACCCTGGCAAAGGCTCCAGAACGGAAAAAGGCTTTCACGACTATCTCTGGAACGACCGTTGAAAAGCTTTATACTCCTCTAGACATAGCTAATTTGGATTATGATCGAGACCTAGGTTATCCAGGCTCCTATCCCTTCACTCGAGGCGTTCAGCCAACAATGTATAGAGGTCGCCTATGGACTATGCGACAATATGCTGGATTTGGAAGTGCTGTAGAAACCAACAAGAGATTTAAATATTTGTTAGAACAGGGACAGACGGGATTAAGTGTAGCCTTTGATCTCCCCACTCAATCTGGCTATGATAGCGATCATCCTTTAGCCGTGGGGGAAGTAGGAAAAGTTGGAGTTGCAATAGACTCCATTGAGGATATGAAAGTGCTTTTTGACGGCATACCTTTGGATAAAGTTACTACTTCCATGACGATAAACGCCCCCGCTACGGTTCTTCTCGCCATGTATCTTGCCATTGCCGAAGAACAGGGAGTTACTTTCGACAAAGTGGGTGGCACGGTGCAAAATGATATTCTCAAAGAATACACAGTGAGAGGGCAGTATATATTTCCACCGGGTCCCAGTATGAGACTTACAGTGGACCTTATTGAGTATTGTTTTAAGCATGTGCCAAAGTGGAATTCTATAAGCATCAGCGGTTACCACATCCGAGAAGCGGGATCAACAGCCGTTCAGGAGGTCGCCTTTACATTAGCTGATGGTATAGCTTACGTTCAGGCTTGTCTCGATAGAGGGCTTGCCGTGGATAAGTTTGCACCTCGATTGAGTTTCTTCTTCAACGCTTTTACAAATGTATTCGAAGAGGTGGCAAAATTCCGAGCAGCTAGACGATGCTGGGCAAAGATTATGAAGGAACGTTTTGGAGCCAAGGATCCTCGCTCCATGATGCTACGCTACCATGTTCAGACTGGTGGAGTAACCCTAACCGCTCAACAACCCCTTAACAATATTGTTCGAGTAGCACTGCAAGCCTTCGCAGCCGGAGCGGGAGGATGTCAATCGCTTCATACGAATTCCTACGATGAGGCTTTGTGCCTTCCTACAGAACAGGCGGTTACCGTAGCTCTTAGAACTCAACAAATCATCGCAGAAGAAAGCGGAGCAGCTGATACAATAGATCCCTTCGCCGGTTCATATTACATTGAGGCTCTTACAAACAAAATAGAGGAAGAGGTGGAAAAATATCTCAAAAAGATTGATGAAATGGGAGGCACCCTGGCCGCCATCGAACAGGGATTTATCCAGAAAGAAATTCAGGAAAGCGCCTATCGCTTCCAGAAAGAAATTGAGTCCGGAGAGAGAGTCTATGTTGGAGTGAATAAGTATGTGATGGACGAGCCACCTCCCACCAATCTTTTGAAGGTAGATATGGAGGTAGGACGGCGAGAAGCCGAAAAAGTAAAAGCCTTAAGAGCATCCAGAGATCAAAAGAAATGGAAAGATGCTCTAGAAAAACTTCGCGAAGTTTCTCTTAGCAGCGAAAATGTAATGCCAGCCGTCATTGAGGCTGTAAAAGCCAAAGCTACGGTTGGAGAGATTTGTGATGTCTGGCGTGAGGTATTTGGGGAATACCGGCCAGAAGCATTCATCTAA
- a CDS encoding molybdenum cofactor biosynthesis protein MoaE produces the protein MKLCDLLEKVKKEVDFTKVGMFACHNGVVRGTTRDGKVASKLYISCNRERWESILSEMRTRPGISAVEAYLHEGERKVGDDVLLIVVAGDIREHVLPVLEETLNRLKSEAVIKKEEVVT, from the coding sequence ATGAAGCTTTGTGACTTGCTAGAAAAGGTCAAAAAAGAAGTCGATTTTACAAAGGTAGGAATGTTTGCTTGTCATAATGGAGTGGTTCGAGGAACTACTAGAGATGGTAAAGTTGCTTCGAAGCTTTATATTTCATGTAATCGAGAAAGATGGGAATCAATTCTTTCTGAGATGAGAACCAGACCTGGAATTAGCGCAGTGGAAGCATATCTTCACGAAGGTGAGCGAAAAGTCGGTGACGATGTGCTTCTTATTGTAGTTGCTGGAGATATCAGAGAACATGTGCTTCCTGTTTTGGAGGAAACTCTTAACAGGCTGAAAAGTGAAGCGGTGATAAAAAAGGAAGAAGTTGTTACATGA